A region of Microbacterium suwonense DNA encodes the following proteins:
- a CDS encoding D-alanyl-D-alanine carboxypeptidase family protein produces the protein MDSAPAADPLDRASVPDGVATDSTAAATAKPVDAVADAAPVDSAPVAVWADEQHPITALAWLDPLTVAPASVPAAGSPPLLDGTRSAGRRARTLIPLGVIAALCATYVGGTLLAPLDQVAPTVHAAQVAIDPAPVATAAWPADGSAAVAVQGMNPISSTIQRDEIASITKVATVMMVLDELPLEIGEQGPSFEFTYRDSRDYWSYRRSNQSSLDVPVGGSLTEYQMLQGVLLGSANNYIDRLSDEIWGSDLAFSEASAKWLSDHGIEGVSLATPSGFDSRNVATPEGLIKLGEVAMRNPVFAEIVGTRSAEIPGVGTVTNTNQLLDDEGVVGVKTGTLSHWNLLTAKDVQVGDSTVRLFAAVLGQNSGDERFAVTRSLLAGVEKTLAEQPVSVPKGTVVGQVTTEWGEKVDVVTDADTTVVLWNGASATATAELDLDDRTDAGAKAGTLTAKGPVNTVQTSVSLAEEVAAPSAWWRLTHPLELFGLDKP, from the coding sequence GTGGACTCGGCGCCCGCGGCGGATCCCCTCGACCGGGCTTCGGTTCCCGATGGCGTCGCGACCGACTCCACCGCTGCCGCGACGGCCAAGCCGGTCGACGCCGTGGCGGATGCCGCACCGGTCGACTCCGCACCGGTCGCGGTGTGGGCGGATGAGCAGCATCCGATCACCGCTCTGGCCTGGCTCGACCCGCTGACCGTCGCACCGGCATCCGTGCCCGCAGCCGGATCGCCGCCGCTGCTCGACGGCACCCGATCGGCCGGTCGTCGTGCGCGAACCCTGATCCCGCTGGGCGTGATCGCCGCCCTGTGCGCGACCTACGTCGGCGGCACGCTGCTGGCACCGCTCGACCAGGTCGCCCCCACCGTTCACGCCGCCCAGGTCGCGATCGATCCCGCTCCCGTCGCGACCGCCGCCTGGCCTGCGGATGGCAGCGCGGCGGTGGCCGTGCAGGGGATGAACCCGATCTCCTCGACCATCCAGCGCGACGAGATCGCGAGCATCACCAAGGTCGCGACGGTGATGATGGTGCTCGACGAGCTGCCGCTCGAGATCGGCGAGCAGGGCCCGAGCTTCGAGTTCACCTACCGCGACTCGCGCGACTACTGGAGCTACCGGCGCTCGAACCAGTCGTCGCTCGACGTGCCGGTCGGCGGCAGCCTGACGGAGTACCAAATGCTGCAGGGCGTGCTGCTCGGCTCGGCGAACAACTACATCGACCGGCTCTCCGACGAGATCTGGGGCTCTGACCTGGCGTTCTCGGAGGCATCGGCGAAGTGGCTCAGCGACCACGGCATCGAGGGCGTCTCGCTGGCGACGCCCTCGGGCTTCGACAGCCGCAACGTGGCCACGCCGGAAGGGCTGATCAAGCTCGGCGAGGTCGCCATGCGCAATCCGGTGTTCGCCGAGATCGTCGGCACGCGCTCCGCCGAGATCCCTGGCGTCGGCACAGTGACCAACACCAACCAGCTGCTCGATGACGAGGGCGTGGTGGGCGTGAAGACCGGCACGCTCTCGCACTGGAACCTGCTCACCGCCAAGGACGTGCAGGTCGGCGACAGCACCGTGCGCCTGTTCGCCGCCGTACTCGGCCAGAACAGCGGTGACGAGCGGTTCGCCGTGACCCGGTCGCTGCTGGCCGGCGTGGAGAAGACCCTCGCCGAGCAGCCGGTGTCGGTGCCGAAGGGCACCGTCGTCGGGCAGGTCACGACCGAGTGGGGCGAGAAAGTGGATGTCGTCACGGATGCCGACACCACCGTCGTGCTGTGGAACGGTGCTTCTGCGACCGCCACAGCGGAACTGGATCTCGATGATCGGACGGATGCCGGAGCGAAGGCCGGCACGCTCACGGCGAAGGGTCCGGTGAACACGGTGCAGACCTCGGTGTCGCTCGCCGAAGAGGTCGCCGCGCCGAGCGCCTGGTGGCGCCTCACGCATCCGCTCGAGCTGTTCGGCCTCGATAAGCCGTAG
- a CDS encoding ECF transporter S component, translated as MSTSTSASVAETATVPAARNLRWRVVDIVVAAVLGVAIGLVFWGWNVVGGAWFGAADAVTPGLGGIAVGIWLIGGVIGGLVIRKPGAALVVEVVAAIISMLIGNVWGVSTVLSGLVQGLGAELVFAVFLYRRFGVVVAALSGVGAAVAAWIFEMFYGSSPNFLKSFEFNAIYLGALVVSGIVLAGVVGWLLVRALASTGALSRFAAGREVRQEV; from the coding sequence ATGAGTACGTCCACATCAGCATCCGTCGCCGAGACTGCCACAGTCCCGGCCGCACGCAACCTGCGCTGGCGGGTCGTCGACATCGTCGTCGCCGCCGTTCTCGGTGTCGCGATCGGCCTGGTCTTCTGGGGGTGGAACGTCGTCGGCGGCGCCTGGTTCGGCGCGGCGGATGCCGTCACCCCCGGCCTCGGCGGCATCGCCGTGGGTATCTGGCTGATCGGCGGCGTGATCGGCGGCCTCGTCATCCGCAAGCCCGGAGCGGCGCTGGTGGTCGAGGTGGTCGCCGCGATCATCTCGATGCTGATCGGCAACGTCTGGGGCGTCTCGACCGTGCTGTCCGGCCTCGTGCAGGGACTGGGAGCCGAGCTGGTCTTCGCCGTGTTCCTGTATCGCCGCTTCGGAGTGGTCGTCGCCGCGCTCTCGGGTGTGGGCGCCGCCGTGGCCGCCTGGATCTTCGAGATGTTCTACGGCTCATCGCCGAACTTCCTGAAGAGCTTCGAGTTCAACGCCATCTACCTCGGCGCGCTGGTCGTCTCGGGCATCGTGCTCGCCGGCGTGGTCGGCTGGCTGCTGGTGCGCGCCCTCGCCTCCACCGGTGCGCTGAGCAGATTCGCCGCCGGCAGGGAAGTGCGCCAGGAGGTCTGA